From the Lolium rigidum isolate FL_2022 chromosome 2, APGP_CSIRO_Lrig_0.1, whole genome shotgun sequence genome, one window contains:
- the LOC124686171 gene encoding putative disease resistance RPP13-like protein 1, with the protein MSLQAVAWGISVAGWIMSPIISKLLDKVLSYCKSNKAETLRHLLTDVLPRLTLTLEAAEAMDHSKLFEEMVRVLKSAFYDMEDILDELEYICHKQQLDAQKKSDKKKKGKNNVGVEAGPSNQDSIIEAILTLPGALNRDLKDSMCKIEVVLHKAQSIIPLAELVEKSKKREISGKYVFAKDSNSSAPKVKVTGRDADRGRIAQMLRDTEDDVDPGSSDSKCFSAIGIYGISGSGKTTLAQYVCKYEENQKYFDLVIWIHVSQNYNTRDILKEMFEAASTDKQACPDYSSLDVLEKELEKKLNGKRFLLVLDDIWCDEDGNQQKLENLLSPLNCGKKGSKILATSRNKDAFSDLGPGVAVSRNIFPISDLDGDVFLELFMYYALDITNTDDSELMELECIGAKIAPKLKGSPLAARMVGGQLRKKQNNVDFWRMALDRDLLNETAGAVWWSYQQLDEQVRRCFSYCSIFPRRHSLDRDRLVKLWVAEGFIQTANPEEDLEVVGQHYFDELLATSFMQPGEAKYYGGKLWYLIHDLMYDLAEKVAANDCFKIESGLRRQVPRDVRYLFVANGEMATEEIFELKNLRTLIIHESANEVFLQNVFKKLRKLRVLSVKYTYKKIWGRILFKMPAVGHLKHLRHLDLRLPPNSKLILPITLTKLYHLQVLNLKSYSELEFPPEMDVGKLSNLRHMSMAHHGMTFPNIGRLTSLKTLECFRVSIGHGCDIKQLRGLNNLQGHLAIADVSNVKSKNEALEADLAAKTRLTELKLIWNDRYDGMTSPAVEAEVLEGLCPPRGLKSLEINEYRGLGYPSWMVGVQNGGPEYLNRLLLSKCYQLGPAPELFECFIHLRELTIWRSCWEHFPDNVKDLKWLKSLTIEICLNLKSLPELPRSLEIFTMVDCERGFTESCNQVDHPNWQKLQHVKSCLVYHSDDL; encoded by the exons ATGTCTCTGCAAGCTGTTGCATGGGGCATATCTGTCGCAGGCTGGATCATGTCACCTATCATCTCCAAGCTTCTGGACAAAGTCTTGTCCTACTGCAAATCCAACAAAGCAGAGACACTTCGCCACCTGTTGACGGATGTGCTCCCTCGACTGACGCTTACTTTAGAAGCGGCAGAGGCCATGGACCACAGTAAACTATTCGAGGAGATGGTGAGGGTTCTCAAATCAGCTTTCTATGACATGGAAGACATCCTTGATGAACTTGAGTACATTTGTCACAAACAGCAACTAGATGCGCAGAAAAAGTCAGAtaagaaaaaaaagggaaaaaataatGTGGGTGTTGAAGCCGGCCCATCAAACCAG GATAGTATTATTGAAGCGATTTTGACTCTTCCGGGAGCTTTAAATCGTGATTTGAAGGATAGCATGTGCAAGATAGAGGTTGTCCTTCATAAAGCTCAAAGTATTATTCCACTCGCAGAACTCGTTGAGAAAAGCAAGAAAAGGGAAATAAGCGGAAAATATGTTTTTGCCAAAGATAGCAATAGTTCAGCTCCAAAAGTAAAGGTAACTGGCCGAGATGCGGATCGTGGCCGGATAGCGCAAATGCTTCGTGATACAGAAGACGATGTTGATCCAGGCTCAAGTGACAGTAAATGTTTCTCTGCAATTGGCATTTATGGAATTTCAGGGTCTGGGAAGACAACCCTTGCACAATATGTTTGCAAGTATGAGGAAAATCAAAAGTATTTTGACCTTGTTATATGGATTCATGTGTCTCAGAACTATAATACACGTGACATTTTGAAGGAAATGTTTGAGGCAGCTTCAACGGATAAGCAAGCATGCCCTGATTACAGTAGCCTTGATGTCCTGGAAAAGGAATTGGAGAAGAAACTAAATGGCAAACGATTCCTCTTGGTATTAGATGATATCTGGTGCGATGAGGATGGCAATCAGCAGAAGTTGGAGAACTTACTTTCCCCTCTGAATTGTGGAAAGAAAGGAAGCAAGATTCTAGCGACAAGTCGCAATAAAGATGCGTTTTCAGATCTAGGTCCTGGTGTGGCAGTGTCACGTAATATTTTTCCAATATCTGACTTGGATGGTGATGTCTTCTTGGAACTTTTCATGTATTATGCCCTTGATATTACAAATACAGATGATTCAGAACTAATGGAGCTCGAATGTATTGGGGCTAAAATTGCACCGAAGTTGAAAGGTTCACCTCTGGCGGCCCGTATGGTGGGAGGGCAGCTACGGAAAAAACAAAACAATGTTGATTTTTGGAGAATGGCTCTAGATCGGGACCTTCTGAATGAGACGGCGGGGGCTGTTTGGTGGAGTTATCAGCAACTTGATGAGCAGGTCAGGCGGTGCTTTTCTTACTGTAGTATTTTTCCCAGGAGACATAGTTTGGACCGTGATAGATTAGTTAAATTGTGGGTGGCAGAGGGATTCATACAGACTGCTAATCCAGAGGAGGACCTGGAAGTTGTTGGTCAACATTACTTTGACGAGTTATTGGCAACCTCTTTCATGCAACCAGGAGAAGCAAAATACTATGGAGGCAAATTGTGGTATTTAATCCATGATCTTATGTATGATTTGGCAGAGAAGGTGGCAGCTAATGATTGTTTCAAAATCGAGAGTGGCCTGAGAAGACAAGTTCCTCGTGATGTTCGCTATCTTTTTGTTGCGAATGGAGAAATGGCTACTGAAGAGATTTTTGAACTGAAAAACTTGCGCACTCTCATTATTCATGAATCAGCTAATGAAGTATTCTTGCAGAACGTGTTCAAGAAGCTGCGGAAATTGCGGGTACTGTCCGTAAAATACACATATAAGAAAATCTGGGGAAGAATATTGTTTAAAATGCCAGCTGTTGGTCACTTAAAGCATCTACGCCATCTTGATTTAAGGTTGCCCCCCAACAGCAAGCTAATTTTACCAATAACATTAACAAAACTTTACCATCTTCaggttttaaatttgaaaagttACAGTGAATTGGAATTCCCTCCTGAGATGGATGTGGGCAAGCTCTCCAATTTGCGGCATATGAGCATGGCACATCATGGAATGACATTTCCCAACATTGGCAGGCTAACATCACTCAAGACATTAGAATGTTTTAGAGTCAGTATTGGACATGGGTGTGATATAAAACAGCTGAGGGGCCTAAACAATCTTCAGGGCCATCTGGCGATTGCAGATGTCAGTAATGTTAAAAGCAAGAATGAAGCACTTGAAGCAGACCTAGCAGCTAAGACACGACTGACAGAATTGAAACTGATATGGAACGACCGTTATGATGGTATGACTTCACCAGCAGTTGAAGCAGAGGTACTTGAGGGTCTTTGCCCACCCAGGGGTCTTAAAAGTCTGGAAATCAATGAGTACCGTGGTCTGGGGTACCCAAGTTGGATGGTGGGTGTGCAGAATGGCGGCCCAGAGTACCTAAATAGACTTCTTCTCAGCAAATGTTATCAGTTGGGACCTGCTCCCGAACTATTTGAGTGTTTTATTCATCTTCGTGAGTTAACAATTTGGAGGAGCTGTTGGGAGCACTTTCCAGACAATGTGAAGGACCTCAAGTGGCTCAAGag cttaacaATTGAGATATGCCTGAATCTTAAATCGCTTCCAGAACTTCCCCGTTCCCTTGAAATCTTTACAATGGTCGATTGTGAGAGAGGCTTTACCGAGTCATGCAATCAGGTAGATCATCCAAACTGGCAAAAACTTCAGCACGTTAAAAGTTGTCTTGTTTATCATTCCGATGACTTGTAA